From Bacillus pumilus, one genomic window encodes:
- a CDS encoding FtsW/RodA/SpoVE family cell cycle protein — MNKQNTSPYYQGDLIFIFLAFFAISVIAIYAAGQFGQYGSNAWTRQIIYYMVGVICIVAINYFDLEQLEKLSLYIFIGGIMLLIFLKIAPAQIGGHDFAPIKNGAKSWFVIPGIGTLQPSEFMKIGLIMMLASVIGKSSPRGKRTLEDDIFLLLKIAGVAAVPVGLIFLQDAGTAAVCMFIVVVMVFLSGVNWKLISLIGSVVVLLVAAVLTVIILFPDVAKTIGIQQYQINRITAWLPDSSTSANQAQTQDASGSDKYQVDQAIMAIGAGQIFGNGVKNLKVYVPEAQTDMIFSIIGEAFGFVGCAFVVIMFFFLIYRLVVLIDRIHPYSRFASFFCVGYTALIVIHTFQNIGMNIGVMPVTGIPLLFISFGGSSVLSVLIGFGIAYNASVQLTKYQSYLFK, encoded by the coding sequence ATGAACAAGCAGAATACATCTCCGTACTATCAAGGGGATTTAATTTTTATATTTTTAGCCTTCTTTGCCATCAGTGTCATTGCGATTTATGCTGCGGGTCAATTTGGGCAGTATGGATCTAATGCATGGACCAGACAGATCATTTACTATATGGTCGGAGTTATATGTATTGTAGCCATAAATTACTTTGACTTGGAGCAATTAGAAAAGCTAAGCCTCTATATTTTTATAGGCGGCATTATGCTGTTAATTTTTCTGAAAATCGCTCCTGCACAAATCGGAGGTCATGATTTTGCTCCAATTAAAAATGGTGCAAAAAGCTGGTTTGTGATACCGGGGATCGGAACACTTCAGCCCTCAGAGTTCATGAAAATTGGTTTGATTATGATGCTCGCATCTGTTATTGGCAAGTCAAGCCCTAGAGGAAAACGGACATTAGAAGATGATATCTTCCTTCTATTAAAAATTGCCGGGGTGGCAGCTGTTCCAGTTGGACTGATTTTCTTACAGGATGCAGGTACGGCAGCTGTCTGTATGTTTATTGTCGTTGTGATGGTGTTTTTATCAGGAGTCAATTGGAAACTGATCTCTCTCATCGGTTCCGTAGTTGTGCTTTTAGTTGCCGCTGTGTTAACTGTGATCATTCTCTTCCCTGATGTTGCGAAAACAATTGGCATTCAGCAGTATCAGATTAACCGGATTACCGCTTGGCTGCCTGATAGTTCTACGTCAGCCAACCAAGCGCAGACTCAGGATGCGTCTGGGTCTGATAAATATCAAGTAGACCAGGCCATAATGGCCATCGGTGCTGGACAGATTTTTGGGAATGGGGTTAAAAACTTAAAAGTCTATGTCCCAGAAGCACAAACAGATATGATTTTCTCCATTATAGGAGAAGCCTTTGGCTTTGTCGGATGTGCGTTTGTTGTGATCATGTTCTTCTTCTTGATCTACCGGCTTGTCGTGCTGATCGACCGTATCCATCCATATAGCCGGTTTGCGTCATTCTTCTGTGTAGGATATACAGCACTGATTGTGATCCATACGTTCCAGAACATTGGGATGAATATAGGCGTGATGCCTGTAACAGGGATTCCGCTCCTATTTATCAGCTTCGGAGGAAGCTCTGTCTTATCTGTCCTTATTGGATTCGGGATTGCTTATAACGCAAGTGTTCAATTAACGAAATACCAAAGTTATTTATTTAAATAA
- a CDS encoding spore morphogenesis/germination protein YwcE translates to MDMFFAYLCIATATPLFLWLENRKIALASIPPIMIMWIFFGLYMTSSLSPAGHTFMIAFFAINVILAHIAAFLIYGLPFIRKRFSSTR, encoded by the coding sequence ATGGATATGTTCTTTGCGTACCTATGTATTGCAACGGCTACACCCCTGTTTTTATGGCTTGAAAACAGAAAAATTGCACTAGCTTCTATTCCACCCATTATGATTATGTGGATTTTCTTCGGTCTTTACATGACGAGCAGTTTATCTCCAGCAGGACATACCTTCATGATCGCATTCTTTGCCATTAACGTCATTTTGGCACACATTGCAGCGTTTCTCATTTATGGACTTCCATTCATTCGCAAAAGATTCAGCAGCACCAGATAA
- the qoxD gene encoding cytochrome aa3 quinol oxidase subunit IV yields MAGKTHSSAEHEHFPWKHVVGFILSIVLTILAFWIAIGAEIGSSAKLWIIFGFAFIQAFLQLFMFMHMTESENGTVQVGNTLFGLFCAIIFVIGSVWIFAAHYSHGENSKDGYSPSAPKQSEHSEK; encoded by the coding sequence ATGGCTGGAAAAACACATTCCTCAGCAGAGCACGAACACTTCCCTTGGAAACACGTAGTTGGCTTCATCCTATCCATTGTGCTAACAATCTTAGCATTCTGGATTGCCATTGGAGCTGAAATTGGCAGTTCTGCAAAACTATGGATTATCTTTGGTTTTGCCTTCATTCAAGCGTTCTTGCAGCTATTCATGTTTATGCACATGACAGAAAGCGAGAACGGAACTGTTCAAGTCGGAAATACATTGTTTGGTCTGTTTTGTGCGATTATCTTCGTTATCGGATCTGTTTGGATCTTTGCGGCTCACTACAGCCACGGAGAGAACAGCAAAGACGGTTATTCGCCTTCTGCGCCAAAGCAGTCTGAGCATTCAGAGAAATAA
- the qoxC gene encoding cytochrome aa3 quinol oxidase subunit III — protein sequence MGHNDSSYANAPLEYQSETGRLNILGFWIFLGAEIVLFSTLFATYFVLHGRTAGGVLPAELFDMKLVLIMTFLLLVSSFTCGIAVHEMRRGSTKGVVIWTILTLLLGAGFVGFEIFEFFHYVHEGASIHTSAYWSAFFVLLGTHGLHVSIGIFWITGVLFQIKKRGLTPQTAAKIFISSLYWHFLDVVWIFIFTAVYLIGLGGLL from the coding sequence ATGGGACATAATGATAGCAGCTATGCAAATGCACCGCTTGAATATCAGTCTGAAACAGGACGTTTAAACATCCTTGGTTTCTGGATATTCCTTGGCGCGGAAATCGTGTTATTCTCAACACTTTTTGCGACCTACTTTGTTCTTCATGGCAGAACAGCTGGCGGCGTTTTACCAGCTGAACTGTTTGATATGAAGCTTGTATTGATCATGACATTCCTGCTATTGGTTAGTTCATTTACATGCGGGATTGCTGTTCATGAAATGCGCCGTGGAAGTACCAAAGGGGTTGTCATTTGGACGATTCTGACACTGCTTCTAGGTGCAGGCTTCGTTGGCTTTGAGATTTTCGAGTTCTTCCATTATGTACATGAGGGTGCGAGCATCCATACAAGTGCGTATTGGTCTGCATTCTTTGTACTCTTAGGAACTCACGGACTACACGTATCCATCGGTATCTTCTGGATTACCGGGGTCTTGTTCCAAATTAAAAAACGTGGATTAACTCCACAAACAGCAGCGAAGATTTTTATCTCAAGTCTATACTGGCATTTCCTTGATGTTGTATGGATTTTCATCTTCACAGCTGTTTACTTGATCGGATTAGGGGGGCTTTTGTGA
- the qoxB gene encoding cytochrome aa3 quinol oxidase subunit I, translating to MHLKWDEFFVTGDPLILGAQISIALTSIAIVFVLTYFKKWKWLWKEWLTSVDHKKLGIMYILAAVIMFFRGGVDGLMMRAQLALPNNTFLDSNHYNEIFTTHGTIMILFMAMPFLIGLINVVVPLQIGARDVAFPYLNNLSFWTFMVGAMLFNISFVIGGSPSAGWTSYMPLAGNDFSPGPGQNYYLLGLQIAGIGTLMTGINFMVTILKMRTKGMTLMRMPMFTWTTLITSVIIVFAFPVLTVALALMTFDRLFGSAFFTLEAGGMPMLWANLFWIWGHPEVYIVILPAFGIFSEIFATFSRKQLFGYKAMVVSIVAISVLSFLVWVHHFFTMGNSAAVNSFFSITTMAISVPTGVKIFNWLFTMYRGRISFTSPMLWALGFIPNFVIGGVTGVMLAMAAADYQYHNTYFLVSHFHYVLIAGTVFACFAGLVFWYPKMFGYKLNERIGKWFFWVFMIGFNICFFPQYFLGLQGMPRRIYTYGPEDGWTALNFISTIGAFMMGIGFIILCYNIYYSWRHAKREVSGDSWGDGRTLDWATSSAIPPHYNFAALPEVTTPDAFHHWKQNNVDVHPEKEFKKIHMPHNSGRPLIMSAFFGLGAFGLVFEWYWIGVIGLIGVFATMILRSFEYDDGYYIPVEEVIETEKKNKEAQK from the coding sequence ATGCATTTGAAATGGGATGAGTTTTTTGTAACTGGAGACCCATTAATTCTTGGTGCGCAAATTTCTATCGCTCTTACTTCCATTGCCATCGTGTTTGTTTTAACCTACTTTAAAAAGTGGAAATGGCTCTGGAAAGAATGGCTAACATCAGTTGATCATAAAAAGCTTGGGATCATGTATATCCTTGCTGCTGTGATTATGTTCTTCCGCGGTGGGGTAGACGGACTGATGATGCGCGCGCAGCTGGCGCTTCCTAATAATACGTTTTTAGATTCCAACCACTATAATGAAATTTTCACAACGCATGGTACGATCATGATTCTATTCATGGCGATGCCATTTTTAATTGGTTTAATCAACGTCGTTGTGCCTCTTCAAATTGGTGCACGTGACGTTGCATTCCCTTATTTGAACAACCTTAGCTTCTGGACATTCATGGTTGGAGCGATGCTGTTCAACATTTCCTTCGTCATTGGAGGATCACCAAGTGCAGGCTGGACGAGTTACATGCCGCTCGCCGGAAATGATTTCTCACCAGGACCTGGACAGAACTATTACTTGCTCGGGCTCCAAATTGCAGGTATTGGTACACTTATGACAGGTATTAACTTCATGGTGACCATCTTAAAAATGCGTACAAAAGGTATGACGCTTATGCGTATGCCAATGTTTACATGGACAACATTGATTACGTCTGTCATCATCGTATTCGCATTCCCTGTATTAACAGTTGCTTTAGCACTTATGACATTTGATCGTTTATTCGGTTCTGCATTCTTTACACTCGAAGCAGGCGGTATGCCAATGCTTTGGGCGAACCTTTTCTGGATTTGGGGACATCCTGAGGTATATATCGTCATCCTGCCGGCTTTCGGTATTTTCTCAGAAATCTTTGCGACGTTCTCAAGAAAACAGCTGTTTGGTTACAAAGCGATGGTTGTATCGATTGTGGCAATCTCTGTTCTTAGTTTCCTTGTGTGGGTTCACCACTTCTTTACAATGGGGAACAGTGCAGCGGTTAACTCATTCTTCTCGATTACAACAATGGCGATTTCTGTACCAACAGGTGTGAAAATCTTTAACTGGCTCTTTACGATGTATCGAGGCCGTATCAGCTTTACTTCACCAATGCTTTGGGCACTTGGTTTCATCCCGAACTTCGTTATCGGTGGTGTCACTGGGGTTATGCTTGCGATGGCAGCTGCGGATTACCAGTACCATAACACGTACTTCCTTGTATCCCACTTCCACTATGTATTAATCGCAGGTACTGTTTTTGCTTGTTTTGCTGGCCTTGTTTTCTGGTATCCAAAAATGTTTGGTTACAAGTTAAACGAAAGAATCGGCAAATGGTTCTTCTGGGTATTCATGATCGGATTTAACATCTGTTTCTTCCCGCAGTACTTCTTAGGACTGCAAGGAATGCCAAGACGTATTTATACGTATGGACCAGAAGATGGCTGGACTGCACTAAACTTTATTTCAACAATTGGTGCATTTATGATGGGTATCGGATTCATCATCCTTTGCTACAACATCTACTACAGCTGGAGACACGCGAAACGTGAAGTGTCTGGAGACAGCTGGGGAGATGGACGTACTCTTGACTGGGCGACATCTTCTGCAATTCCGCCGCATTATAACTTTGCAGCACTTCCAGAAGTGACAACACCAGATGCATTCCATCATTGGAAGCAAAACAACGTAGACGTTCATCCTGAAAAAGAATTCAAGAAAATTCACATGCCGCACAATTCAGGCAGACCACTCATCATGTCTGCATTCTTCGGACTTGGTGCATTCGGTCTTGTATTTGAATGGTACTGGATTGGCGTTATTGGCTTAATCGGTGTATTCGCAACAATGATTTTACGCTCATTTGAATATGACGATGGCTATTATATTCCTGTTGAAGAAGTGATTGAAACAGAGAAAAAGAATAAGGAGGCGCAGAAGTAA
- the qoxA gene encoding cytochrome aa3 quinol oxidase subunit II, with protein sequence MIFLFRAIKPMLLLAMLVSVFLLGGCSNIAVLDPKGPVAAQQKDLILLSIGFMLFIVGAVFVLFTIILVKYRERKDVGNASYNPELHGNTLLEVIWTVIPILIVAALSVPTVKTIYSLEEAPQATSHKDPLVVYATAVDWKWIFSYPEENIETVNYLNIPKDQPVLFKITSADTMASLWIPQLGGEKYAMAGMEMEQYLQADQVGTYEGRNANFTGEGFAQQKFKVNAMTQSDYDKWVSKTKKEAPKLTKKKYDYLMLPDAADVQTFSSTHLSFAKHGEDSEYALQARKRLGYQSVSPHSKTDPFENVKNYKRKLDNE encoded by the coding sequence GTGATCTTCTTGTTCAGAGCCATTAAACCTATGCTTTTATTAGCGATGCTCGTGAGTGTTTTTTTATTAGGAGGTTGCAGCAATATCGCTGTTTTAGATCCTAAAGGACCTGTCGCAGCACAACAAAAAGACTTGATCCTTTTATCCATCGGATTCATGCTCTTTATCGTTGGTGCGGTATTTGTACTGTTTACCATCATTTTGGTTAAATACCGTGAGCGTAAGGACGTTGGAAACGCCTCTTATAACCCAGAACTACACGGGAATACGCTTCTAGAAGTTATCTGGACAGTGATCCCAATATTAATCGTTGCTGCCCTTTCGGTTCCAACTGTAAAAACAATTTACTCTTTGGAAGAGGCACCTCAAGCAACAAGCCATAAAGATCCACTTGTCGTTTATGCTACAGCTGTTGATTGGAAATGGATCTTTAGCTATCCAGAGGAAAATATTGAGACAGTGAACTACTTAAACATTCCAAAAGATCAGCCGGTTTTATTCAAAATCACTTCCGCTGATACAATGGCATCACTATGGATTCCTCAGCTAGGCGGGGAGAAGTATGCGATGGCTGGAATGGAGATGGAACAATATCTTCAAGCTGATCAAGTTGGCACATATGAAGGAAGAAACGCCAACTTCACAGGCGAGGGCTTTGCTCAGCAAAAATTCAAAGTCAATGCGATGACGCAGTCTGACTATGATAAATGGGTAAGCAAAACGAAGAAAGAAGCACCAAAGTTAACGAAGAAAAAGTATGACTACTTGATGCTTCCGGATGCTGCAGATGTGCAGACATTCTCATCAACACATTTATCCTTTGCGAAGCATGGAGAGGATTCTGAATACGCACTCCAAGCACGCAAACGTTTAGGTTACCAATCAGTTTCTCCGCATTCCAAAACAGATCCTTTCGAGAATGTGAAGAACTATAAAAGAAAACTAGATAATGAATAA
- a CDS encoding M24 family metallopeptidase → MIEQVRELMEEKQLDGVLIQKRNNFSWLTGGRRNHIVLNTPEGVCQLLVLKDDLVLIVNQMEEKRIIEEEMAYVDHPFQVVTMDWYEDETPYIQELTKGKRIGADIQMDGFEWIEPDLSHVRSILTASQLSQYEILCHETAVIVESVCQEIVPGQTEHEIASLVAQRAIAQGMTIEVLLVATDDRIHQYRHPIPTEKALQKHALVVLCAERHGLVANVTRSVYFGQLPKELEENKERLARIDTVMNAATRPGKTLGDVLKAGIAQYEKEGFPDSWKKLHQGGKTGFVSREIIAVPSSKEEIQLHQVFTWNPSLPGLKSEDTIVVEKEGNRFLTYTGKWTYMDIEHEGEIYRRPDILVRDE, encoded by the coding sequence ATGATTGAACAAGTAAGAGAGCTAATGGAAGAAAAGCAGCTTGATGGTGTCTTGATTCAAAAGCGAAATAACTTCTCCTGGCTGACAGGCGGAAGAAGGAATCACATTGTGTTAAATACGCCAGAGGGCGTGTGCCAGCTGCTCGTCTTAAAAGACGACCTCGTCCTCATTGTGAATCAAATGGAAGAAAAGCGGATCATTGAAGAGGAAATGGCGTATGTCGATCATCCCTTTCAGGTGGTCACAATGGATTGGTATGAGGATGAGACCCCCTACATTCAAGAACTCACAAAAGGTAAACGAATTGGGGCGGACATTCAAATGGATGGATTCGAATGGATCGAGCCGGATTTGTCACATGTTCGATCGATTCTTACCGCCTCGCAGCTCAGTCAATATGAAATCCTTTGTCATGAAACAGCGGTCATTGTAGAAAGTGTCTGTCAAGAAATCGTGCCAGGGCAGACCGAACACGAAATTGCTTCGCTTGTTGCTCAAAGAGCCATTGCACAAGGGATGACGATAGAAGTCCTGCTTGTGGCAACGGATGACCGGATCCATCAATACCGTCACCCGATTCCAACAGAGAAAGCACTTCAAAAGCACGCGCTTGTTGTCCTCTGTGCAGAACGGCACGGGCTCGTAGCGAATGTCACAAGGTCTGTTTACTTTGGTCAGCTTCCAAAGGAGCTTGAAGAGAACAAAGAGCGGCTTGCACGAATTGATACAGTCATGAATGCCGCCACACGTCCTGGTAAAACATTAGGAGATGTACTGAAAGCAGGTATTGCTCAGTATGAAAAAGAGGGCTTCCCTGATAGCTGGAAAAAGCTTCATCAAGGGGGAAAGACGGGATTTGTATCTAGGGAAATCATTGCCGTTCCCTCATCGAAGGAAGAAATTCAGCTGCATCAAGTGTTTACGTGGAATCCTTCATTGCCTGGACTGAAATCAGAGGATACGATAGTAGTAGAAAAAGAGGGCAACCGCTTTTTAACCTATACAGGCAAGTGGACGTACATGGACATTGAACATGAAGGGGAGATCTATAGACGACCTGACATCTTAGTGAGAGATGAATAA
- the galT gene encoding UDP-glucose--hexose-1-phosphate uridylyltransferase → MAIDIFEKLEQLIQYGINKELMTSLDIDYTRNRLLEVLGLDDAEARTVSGEGDLEDILMPMLDWAVETGLIPEGTDTYRDLLDAKIMGCLVAPPSVIYAKFEEKRQHEGPEAATSWFYAMQQHAHYIHTGRIAKNVQWFTPTDDGVLEITINLSKPEKDPKAIAEAKKLSQKQYPLCLLCKENVGFEGRINHPARQNHRIIPVTLSGESWFLQFSPYVYYNEHCIVFKGKHEPMSITKKTFERLLSFISIYPHYFIGSNADLPIVGGSILSHDHFQGGAHEFPMAKAEMEEIFSLKAFPDVRAGIVKWPMSVIRLRSSERQPLADAADFILHEWKLYSDEEVGLIAHTGETPHNTITPIARRHGDDYELDLVLRNNRTDKRHPDGIFHPHEEVHHIKKENIGLIEVMGLAVLPGRLAEELSQLKEALLSESPLEEIKARPAIMKHETWAKRLLEENTFTEDNTETILQQEIGSIFSRILSQAGVFKRTEQGKTAFNRFIQTLHTGR, encoded by the coding sequence ATGGCGATTGATATTTTTGAAAAATTGGAACAGCTGATTCAATACGGGATCAATAAAGAGCTGATGACATCACTAGATATCGATTATACGAGAAATCGGCTGCTTGAGGTGCTCGGGCTCGATGACGCTGAAGCAAGAACAGTCTCAGGAGAAGGAGACCTTGAAGACATTTTAATGCCGATGCTGGATTGGGCAGTAGAAACAGGCCTTATTCCTGAGGGGACGGATACGTATCGTGATTTACTAGATGCGAAAATCATGGGCTGCTTGGTGGCACCTCCAAGTGTCATCTATGCGAAGTTTGAAGAAAAACGCCAGCATGAGGGACCAGAGGCAGCTACAAGCTGGTTCTATGCGATGCAGCAGCATGCCCACTATATTCATACAGGCAGGATCGCCAAAAATGTACAGTGGTTTACACCAACAGACGATGGTGTGCTGGAGATCACCATTAATCTATCAAAACCGGAAAAGGACCCCAAAGCCATCGCTGAAGCCAAGAAGCTCAGTCAAAAGCAATATCCTCTTTGTCTCCTTTGTAAAGAAAACGTTGGCTTCGAGGGGCGGATCAACCATCCAGCGAGACAGAATCACCGGATTATTCCTGTGACACTCTCAGGTGAATCGTGGTTTCTGCAATTTTCACCTTATGTGTATTACAACGAGCACTGCATAGTGTTCAAAGGTAAACATGAGCCAATGAGCATCACCAAAAAAACCTTTGAACGACTGCTTTCCTTCATATCTATATACCCGCACTATTTCATCGGGTCGAACGCCGACCTTCCGATTGTCGGAGGCAGTATATTAAGTCATGACCATTTTCAGGGCGGTGCACATGAATTTCCGATGGCGAAAGCAGAGATGGAAGAAATCTTTTCTCTCAAAGCCTTTCCGGATGTGCGAGCTGGCATTGTGAAATGGCCGATGTCTGTGATCCGCCTTCGAAGCAGCGAGCGGCAGCCGCTCGCGGACGCAGCAGACTTTATCTTACATGAGTGGAAATTGTATTCAGATGAAGAGGTGGGGCTGATCGCTCATACAGGAGAGACTCCGCACAATACCATTACACCTATTGCACGGCGCCACGGGGATGACTATGAATTAGATTTAGTGCTGCGTAATAACCGTACAGACAAGCGGCACCCAGACGGCATTTTCCATCCGCACGAAGAAGTCCACCATATTAAAAAAGAGAATATCGGATTAATTGAAGTCATGGGCCTTGCTGTCCTTCCTGGCAGATTAGCAGAGGAGTTAAGCCAATTAAAAGAGGCATTGCTATCCGAAAGTCCTCTTGAAGAAATCAAAGCCCGTCCTGCTATCATGAAACACGAAACATGGGCAAAGCGGCTGCTTGAAGAGAACACCTTTACAGAGGACAATACCGAAACCATTTTACAACAAGAAATTGGCTCTATTTTTTCTCGAATTCTCTCGCAGGCGGGTGTGTTTAAAAGAACTGAGCAAGGGAAAACAGCTTTTAACCGTTTCATTCAAACACTTCATACAGGCAGGTGA
- the galE gene encoding UDP-glucose 4-epimerase GalE — translation MTILVCGGAGYIGSHAVAALLAKGERVVVVDNLQTGHKEAVLEGAVLEEGDLRDHVFLRQVFKTHQIEAVMHFAADSLVGESVTDPLKYYDNNVGGATALLQIMNEFDVKHIVFSSTAAAYGEPKRVPIVETDETNPTNPYGETKLAIEKMLKWSEQAYGIEYVVLRYFNVAGAHTEGLVGEDHQPETHLIPIILQVALGKRDQIMIYGDDYETEDGTCIRDYIHVMDLVEAHILAVDRLRAGKGSATYNLGNGTGFSVKQVVEAVRKVTGHAIPAQVAKRRAGDPAKLIASSEKALQELGWTPQYADLHTIIQSAWDWFQKHPDGYRSE, via the coding sequence ATGACAATTTTAGTTTGTGGAGGAGCAGGGTACATAGGCAGTCATGCGGTGGCGGCTCTTCTAGCGAAAGGCGAACGAGTAGTGGTAGTAGATAATTTGCAGACAGGCCACAAAGAAGCTGTTTTGGAAGGAGCTGTCTTAGAAGAGGGAGATTTACGGGATCACGTCTTTTTAAGACAGGTTTTCAAAACGCATCAAATAGAAGCGGTCATGCACTTTGCGGCAGATTCACTTGTCGGGGAGAGTGTGACAGACCCGCTTAAGTACTATGACAACAACGTCGGAGGAGCAACCGCTTTACTACAAATAATGAATGAATTTGATGTGAAACACATCGTCTTTTCTTCAACTGCTGCTGCATACGGTGAACCGAAGCGCGTGCCGATTGTTGAAACGGATGAAACGAACCCAACGAATCCTTATGGAGAAACAAAATTAGCGATTGAAAAAATGCTGAAGTGGTCTGAGCAAGCGTATGGAATAGAATACGTGGTGCTTCGGTACTTTAATGTAGCTGGTGCCCATACAGAAGGACTTGTCGGAGAGGATCATCAGCCTGAGACACATCTCATTCCAATTATTCTGCAAGTTGCTTTAGGAAAACGGGATCAGATCATGATTTACGGTGATGATTATGAGACAGAGGACGGCACGTGTATTAGAGATTACATTCATGTGATGGACTTAGTAGAGGCACACATCTTAGCCGTTGATCGGCTGCGTGCTGGAAAAGGCAGTGCTACCTACAACTTAGGGAATGGAACAGGTTTCTCCGTGAAGCAGGTCGTAGAAGCTGTCAGAAAAGTCACGGGGCATGCCATCCCGGCACAAGTGGCAAAAAGACGCGCGGGAGATCCAGCAAAGCTGATTGCTTCTTCTGAAAAAGCGCTGCAAGAATTGGGATGGACACCTCAATATGCTGACCTTCACACGATCATTCAGAGCGCGTGGGATTGGTTTCAGAAGCATCCAGATGGCTACCGAAGTGAATAA
- a CDS encoding galactokinase, translated as MIETLHAAFHQQFGDREELRYFFAPGRVNLIGEHTDYNGGHVFPCALTLGTYAACAKRSDGRVRMYSLNFDSDGVKEFNLYEIAYVESDGWANYPKGVFNQFIEAGMKIEEGFDIVYSGNIPNGAGLSSSASIELVTAVLINEWHSFSVSNARLALLSQRAENEFIGVNCGIMDQFSISLGKEDHAILLNCDTLAFEYSPFRQEGLALVIANTNKKRTLADSKYNERRAECQSALNDFRKKIDITHLCELTADEFAAHAHLIEDDICRKRARHVVTENERTMKAVNFLKDDKMEELGGLMKASHLSLKNDYEVTGLELDALAEAAWGHPGTIGSRMTGAGFGGCTISIVKEELLSSFIEETGAIYQEKTGIQASFYTAGIGGGARELTKGEG; from the coding sequence ATGATCGAGACGTTACACGCGGCATTTCACCAGCAATTTGGAGATAGAGAAGAACTTCGCTATTTTTTTGCCCCAGGAAGAGTGAACTTGATTGGTGAACATACAGATTACAATGGAGGCCATGTGTTTCCATGCGCACTTACTCTCGGAACGTATGCTGCTTGTGCAAAGCGTTCAGATGGCCGCGTGAGAATGTATTCCTTGAACTTTGATAGCGATGGTGTGAAAGAATTCAACCTTTATGAAATCGCTTACGTGGAATCGGACGGCTGGGCGAATTATCCGAAGGGTGTGTTCAATCAGTTTATAGAAGCAGGGATGAAGATAGAAGAAGGCTTTGACATTGTGTACAGCGGCAATATTCCAAATGGCGCAGGTCTGTCTTCCTCTGCCTCCATTGAGCTTGTCACCGCTGTTCTCATCAACGAATGGCATTCATTCAGCGTTTCAAATGCCCGTCTTGCCCTCCTTTCACAGCGTGCAGAAAATGAATTTATTGGCGTCAATTGCGGGATCATGGATCAGTTTTCGATTTCCCTTGGAAAAGAAGATCACGCCATTTTGCTCAATTGTGACACCCTTGCCTTTGAATACAGTCCGTTTCGGCAAGAGGGACTAGCGCTTGTCATCGCCAATACAAATAAAAAGCGGACACTGGCTGATTCCAAATACAATGAGCGCCGGGCAGAGTGTCAATCAGCTTTAAATGATTTTCGGAAAAAAATCGACATCACCCACTTATGTGAGCTCACTGCGGATGAATTTGCAGCACATGCCCACTTGATTGAAGATGACATATGCCGCAAACGGGCAAGACATGTCGTGACGGAAAACGAGCGGACGATGAAAGCAGTAAATTTTCTGAAAGATGATAAAATGGAAGAACTAGGTGGGCTCATGAAGGCTTCTCATCTTTCTTTAAAGAATGATTATGAAGTAACAGGACTTGAACTAGATGCACTGGCTGAAGCAGCTTGGGGGCACCCGGGGACGATTGGCTCCCGTATGACAGGTGCAGGCTTTGGCGGATGCACGATCAGCATTGTGAAAGAAGAGCTGCTGAGTTCATTTATAGAAGAAACTGGTGCGATATATCAAGAGAAAACAGGCATTCAAGCCTCTTTTTACACAGCTGGAATTGGAGGCGGCGCAAGAGAACTCACAAAGGGGGAAGGTTGA